The DNA window AGTCTGTGAGAAACGTCAAGGAGTCATTGCGTTTTACCTAATAAAATGGAACACCTTAATACCACACAGCTCTGCATCTAAGcctaacaaattaaactattcctAGACAGCTCAAAGGCCAGGTGGCCAATTGACTCCAAAACAGTGACACTGTGACCAACAATCAAGTGTTCACCCTGTACTCTTAACTTAAGATTTAGTGCTACATTCATATTAAGGAAAATGAAAGGGATAGTGATTCCCAATATTGATTATATTTAGAGTATATGTCCTAAATGCATAATCATTTACTCCTGTCTGCTTACATATCAGATTGCATTGGGCGTTCCAGTCATAAACTGGTCTTTCTTTGTCTAAAAGactttgattttcaaataaaagatACAGCAAGGAAGACATGATTTAGCTCAAGACTGTAATCCTTCTTTGTAATAGTACGAAACTAAATATGAACATCTAATAAATCTGTCAACAGCTCCGTATGTAACCTTGTAACAATCACAAATCTGTAATCCTAGACAAAGAGGATTGGAATGTGCATTCTTAAAATATTTTGGCAACAGTTTTTGAGAGATTTCAACTCTAGACTGAGAATTTTAAGAAACCATGTAGAAGATTAAGTGGAGCAATGAGTTCGATATTGTCCTTTCACATTAAGAATCAAATTGAGCCCACACTGATAAGATGACATTTTCTGCAGTTGTAAACAATCTACTTAGTTTGGAGAGAAAGCACAGAACTCAAGGACACAATTATAAATATCACTTAAGATTGGTTAGCAAactttcttccccctctccacACTGCCTTTCATACATCATAATCCCTTGATACGATGCAACAAGCTTGTACATGTTCTATACTTTGGGTTTAAAATGTAAAACAGTACTGGAGATGCCAACAGGCATAAACCAGGCACACATTTAAACGAGTAAAGCCCACATTTATTTATTAGTGTTGGAGGCAACTCTCTACTTCACTAAATTGGCCACACTCACTAGGAACCAAACTTATTCACTTAAGACACCTACAGCCAGCAGCAACTTTCCTCCCATTGGCCAATTTCTCTTTGTGCCAATATACATCTGTTgcatatattgcatctcctcagtACTTCAGAAGAAGGTTACAATTTTAATGTAATGACTTTAATCATTTGGATTATGCAGAGATTAAAGGTCAAGGATTTTAAATTGACTGGAAGTTGCAATTGAACAACGGCAGTGCTGATGAAATAAATGTTTGAAGATGAAAACCTGCGCAGCCTCAGTCACTTGTAGAGATAAATTCCTTTTTTATTGGTGATAGATGAATATAATACTCTGTGTATCCATTAGTTTATAAAGGCTTTATTAAGAGAGTGTATCACTCTGATGGATTAACCTTTTAATCACTGTTGTGCCTCAATAATATAGTAAGTGTAGTGATGTTTGGCCTATTTCTCTATAGCCTATGCTATTGGGATTCATTGTCATCAACACATTATTTTACCCAGTGTCTCATTTTCATTCCATTCTCTTCCACCTGTTTGAAGCAATCATTTCTAAATAATAATCTCCATATCAGACTCACCAAGTAAACTGGTCTTGGTTTTTAATCATGTCTCTTTGGTGCAAATGGATCCACTCGAGGCTTGAACCATTACAACTTATTTATTTGAAAGGTCTTTGATCTGGATGCCTCATTCATCCACAGGGGCTTGTTTTTACAGTATATAGTATATAGCCCAACATAATATTAATTGCAAACACCTTTGTGCTTCTTTGAAAGATAATTAGCCACAGACGGTCAGACATCAGTGTCAGGGTAAAAACTAGTCTCAGCATCAAGCAAATAAAAATCCTGTCATCTTAAAAATAAATTCAAGTTTGTCTAAAGTTGAACCCATTAAGGCATGCATCCTGGATCAATTAAACAGAACATACTTGCATTGACTTAGAGTTACAACTAGGCATTGCATGCATTTTTAGAAAATATATTCAGTCTAGAAATATTTTATTGTAAATATATCCAGCTTAAAGTCAACACTAAAAGCACATTTTCCCAATATCAACTTTTCTATCTCTCAAAGTTAATTTGCCAAGTGTCAATATCTTTTTCTCACACAATGAAGATAAATCTTCTCATTGGAAAGGAGCAATGAATGTTGGTAAAGAAAGAGTCAGCAATATGTATCCATAGTCTTAAGAGTAAAAATGTGTTTTAATACAATATAAAAGCAACATCTTAGGTCAAAAGTATGTAGTAACCGTGAGGTAACAGAACAGCGAGAACTAGTGAATAGTTAAGAATCTAAATAATAAGCGACATTATAATGAGGGAGGCATTCTGTCATTTTGAAGTCTTTGACTGAACAGTATGCTGCATCTTTTTTGCACTGAGTCAGAGAATACTGGGTAGGGAAGATCCCTACTATTGAACTGGGAACTGAGATTACAATTCTTGTCTCTTACTCACCCTGACTCCAAGTTAGAACTTGAACCTAGAACGTGGCTTTCTTCTGAGACCAACCAGTGCTCGGATACCTAATGGCTTTGGCTCCACCTGTGCTTTAGTTGTGTCTGTGGGTGATTTGGTTTATAGGTAGTCACTTGCATTCAAGAGAAGCACCGTGGTCGAGGTGCTCCCGAATCAATAGCAGGGGCACTCATAACACACTCACTGGCCATTTTGCAGgccacctcctctttatctgtgACTCTCAGCAGAGTTACTGCTCCAAGTGCCTTGGACTTCTATTCACAGCCAGTCTGATTGGAAAAGCTGCCAGAGTGGGCACCAGTGCTGTTTGCTTCTCCTCTTGCTCTTCAAATGGAAAAAGCAAGGGATGCTGTTTGGATTCAAGCCATCCAGCAATCATAGCACAAGTGAAAGGACCACTCAGCCATCCATACTATTGAAATCAGGAGCTCAAGAGTGTGAGGATTAATGGGCACATACCATGTCACACCACTCCATGGTCCAGCAATCCTGAGAATGGCCCTTGAACAAGCCGCTGCCTTGGGATTCTAGCCCTTGACAGAAAGTTAATGCCATACATGTTTTATAATTTATATGTGCCTGCCTCAAAGATTTGCATGTTCAAATGCATAAAAGACTAGAGATGGGACTTCTGTAGCAACATATACAACGGCCAACAGCCACTCCAATATCTCCTTTTGGAGCAAAGGGTTTGTCAAAAGAGCATCTGATACCTCACAAGCCACAGCTTAGGTCTCTTGTGGAAGTGTGCAACCCACTGCCCACGATAGAGGTGCTTGGTCCTCAACTCACTGCTACGCCAGTACTGCATCACTGCCAAGGAACCTGCAGGATGGCAAGGGATGGTACCTTTTAAGTACACATGAACCTCACACCCATACTAATGTTAAAGTTGCAGAGAACCTCACAGTTCTGCCCACTAGCTCTATATCTACTTAAAGAAAATAAACTGGGGATAAACACAACAGAAATGgagtaaataaaaacaaaaaatgctggaaatactcagcaagtcaggcagcatctgtggggaaagaaacagggttaacgtttcaggtcgatgacctcttGTCAGGActagaagaagttaaagatttaacagtttttaagcaagtacagagccagggaaagtggggggtgggaggaaggtaaggggaggaaagaacaaagggggggtctgtgatagggtggagggcaggagtggttaaatgacaaatgggaagatgatgcaaggcaaggagggtggtaatgggacaagtaaagaataaaaagatgggtctagaggagctgtaaatggcaacaacagaaccattaaCAGCATCtgttgtccgaaaaaatgggagcagtagaGTAACAATCTCTTTTCTTTGTTGATAAAATATTTTTAACAATTAGAGTTCCTGGATACTGCAGAGCTGCAGTGTTGAAGCACTAGAACACTATGCCATAGCAATGTTGGGGTGCTGATGGAATCTTCCCTGTGGGGATGGTTTCAGCCGTGAGAAGTCCATTTCCCACACTGCCCATTTTTGTGATTTCCCTGAGTGAGATTACTCAATTTAGAGCCAATTTGTGTTCAATGATTGGCAATTCAAAGTTCAATGCTCCTGACCACAGGGAACTGGGTTGGGACGACCCAAGGTTATTTCATGTAAAATCCAaccaccagcagagagagaggagactttcatcccagagATGGAAGGACAAGAGGCAAACTCACTGAACCACTCAGTTTTCAGAATGTCAGCATTGTAAGTATCGACCAGTCTATGATTATCTGTGGAACGCTGTCACATAGAAAGGGATAATTAAATTCAACTCAATGACCCAATCCTAGTTGGTTCATCATGTCCTGTTGTCCATTTCCCCACCCCTCAACTAGCAGAAAAACTTAGTCAAACTTCATAAGTATGACCCATCCAAACGGTGCAACACTCTGGTGCTCCGATGTACATCATCAAACACAGATTCCTTACTGCCCTTTAAAGCATCTATTCATCTATAAATGAATATGTGCTTTGGAATAAACACTCTGTATAGAATAAATACCACAAGAAGGGTTTACATATTTAGTTCAAATGCCTTTTCTAACCATTTTTTATTCAAATGTATATAATCTAGTTTGCGCATAACTTCATTCAGCAAATTGTAGGTTTAGAAAATTGTTTCCAAAAGTGCCTTCTCCCCACTCTGTGCTGGGTTAACTGACCTGTACTCTCCACTCTGTTCTGGGTTAACTGACCTGTACTCCCCACTCTGTGCTGGGTTAACTGACCTCTGCTCCCCACTCCGTGCTGGGTTAACTGACCAGTACTCTCCACTCTGTGCTGGGTTAACTGACCTCTGCTCCCCACTCCGTGCTAGGTTAACTGACCTGTACTCTCCACTCTGTGCTGGGTTAACTCACTTCTGCTCCCCACTCTCTGCTGGATTAATTCACTTCTGCTCCccactctgtgctgggttatctgACCTCTGCTCCCCACTCTGTGCAGGGTTAGCTCACCTCTGCTCCCCACTCTCTGCTGGGTTATCTGATCTCTGCTCCCCACTCTGTGCTGGATTAGCTCACCTCTGTTCCCCACTCTGTGCTGGGTTAACTGATCTGTGCTCCCCACTCTGTGCTGGGTTACCTGACCTCTGTTCCCCCCTCTGTGCTAGGTTAACCGACCTGTGCTCCCCACTCCGTGCTGGGTTAACTCACCTCTGTTCCCCCCACTGTGCTGGGTTAACTGACCTGTGCTCCCCACTCTATGCTGGGTTAACTGACCTGTGCTCCCCACTCTGTGCCGGGTTAGCTGCAATAGGGGGACTACAATTGGTCTCTTCACCTTTGGGCTAgaaaggtggggtggggttaaATGTCAcctagggttcctgctcctgatcgctattgaataactctgctggaagtgcacgtGAGTGGGCATCGGGTAACAACTGAACAACAATCTTAAACTGCCTATCAGCATTACTGCACTACAGAATTCTGTTTGGCTGAAGTATCTAAACAGGGATTTCAGGGTTAATGATGTTTGGTTCTAACTAATAAAACGTTATAAAATATCTATAAAACTTTGAAAATGCAAAATTTTGGAatcccctgcctccctccctcccccccccccaatatgacAGGCTGCTGCAAACATTCACAGTCCCACTGAACATCAACTGTAATCATTAAAAATGTTTCCTTTACTTCCTGGATAACAAGCTAAACACACCCTTTGGTTTCTCGGTTGGTCTAATTGCTCACATTTTAAAGGTGAAATCAAATGGTTTCTTTATGAATGTAGGTCTTAAATAAATTGTTTTGGTAAATGATTGAATTTAAAGTGTTAAACTGTTACTCGACTCCCACATCGTTAAGCCGCCAATGCAATGAGCAGACCTTAGCTCCTCCGCTGGTTCTGTGGGTAAATGCGCTACACAGGGTGAGCCGTACaggtcctaggtttgatccctggtctgcgaTTCAGGCAGGGCAGAGGTAGGGGTGTTACCATGCCTCACCGCCCCTCAACTAGGGAGAAGAAAAagagatcagccagggttcttgctctTGGCTTCTGTCCGGTGAGCGCTATGGACATCggataaggacaggattgggctcaactgTGCTCCCTCCCACGGTTGAACAGCTGACAATcattgtctaggttcacacatgaagagtggcctcttgggtgaggtactggagggctgatgGTGCCAGTGGAACTGTCCCACTGCAGGGAGTCAGTACCTTTAGGAGATATAGGGAGGACATTGAAAGAAACATGCAACTGACTCTGCCTTAACAAAAGTGGGAGAGCTCCAAACCTGAGATTCACTGGTGACTCCACTCAAATCCATTGTCAAGATAGGCAAACTTATAGTGTAATGTTGTTCCATCAGTTTACGGGCCTTAGACGCAGCAATGAGAACAAAGCCAGATTCAATTGGCCTGAAGCTGACCAATTGAAGATTAGAGCTAGACCAGGCAGGGCACACCTGACAGTGTACATGTGACCCAGGGTAAATACttccctccacacacacaaaatgtTAATAATGTTCCTCTCTAAACATCTGTCAGTTGGTCTTCTCTGGACAACCTCTTGTTCACCTTGTGCGTGAATACACTGGAGTGCTGGTCCCTGGAGGACTAGCTCAAGAAGTGTAGCCTGGTTACTGGTGGAATATGTGACCACTAGTCCTTGTTTCTTATTGGAGCAGGATGCTATCAGTTTGCCCTACCAGTGGGCTCAATGATATTGGGTTGGGGGTAAACGAGGACCATCTGGATCTGATCCTTGTTATCTCTATGGGGTGAGGAGATTTAAATCTGTTCTCTGTGTCTCTAACTCCCTAACAGTACAATAAGGAGAACTTCCTCCCAGAGGAGGTCCATGTATCATCCTTCCAATTACCTCTTAAACATTGATGTCACAAACCCCCGAGTTTTACCAATTGTGAATCCAAAATGTACAAAGAAAAGTCAACCTTGTGTAGACATTTTCCTCAAATTACTGCTTAAAATCTACAAAGGTTCTTTGGGTACGCTTGGCTTAACACACAATGGCTGGGTCTAATTTCCTGTACCGCAGTTTTTCAATCAAAATCCGGACTGAGAAGTGTTGTATTAGAGAATTGTATGTTAGACTATCATTATTCTATAAATTGGTTATAATATGTCAACAATTGAACTGAGTTCAGTTTATCAATATGGACGCCGTGGTATGGAAAGGATAATGGATCCTAAAGCAGAGCCCGTATCTTGGGCTCATTTGATACATCCCAACTCACTGGCCTGCACTGGGCAAACATCTGCCAGATCTGGGCCCAATAACGTAACAGACTATCCCAAGCCTAGGACCGTTCCCTCCAAACAAGTTGGCTGATCACGGGAATTCTTGGTTGCTGTGACTGGAAtcactgcctggaccattctagACTCTTAAATGAAGACACAGCGATGGGGAAACTAAAAGggatgagaggggaggggaacagaGATTCTGAATGCAAAAACCCTTCACTGGCCAAAGGGACAATGTGGAGTCTCGCAGCATTCCAGGAAATTTTGGTTTTCCAAAGCTGCCTTAATGAGCTCTTAAAGGCTGGATGTAACTTTTTCTTTAAATAAAATCCTCCTGAAGTGAATGTAAGCAGATGTACTATGGAAATCAAACAGAAGATAGATGTATATGAGGAAATTCAAATTAATGCCAATGAGAAAAGATTTTCCAAGTGGATTTGGGGGATGTAACAAGGAAGATTATATTTTGAATATTGTTTTTAAATAATCTGATTTCACCTTTAAAGATGAGCACTAACATTGGCTCAATAAACAATGAGGGGCAACTGAATGGAAGGTCCTCCTGTGATCAACACAGCAACGCCCCTTGCCTTTTAGCTCATCTTGAAGCAGTAGACCCCAAACTTTCCATTCTCCTTCCTCGGGAAGCCGAAAGTGCGAACCCCAGGCTCTGGTGGGCCGCACTTTGGCCGAGGGAAGGCGATGGGGTAGCGAATGCTTCCATCGGCAACCCACCCAGCTTCGCAGCGATCGAATTTGAGAAACTTCCAGGCAGCGTAGAGCTGGCCCACTTTGGCGATCTCACCCCCATCTTCTCGGCAGGCTTCCACCGCTTCATCAAAGTTGAACTTCAATGGATGGCGTAAGAAGTACAATTTACCTAGAAGAAGACACAAGGCATTACGCAAGAGATTGGAGTCAGTACAGGAACCAAACAGCCTGGCTAAAAATAGAGCACAAAACAAGGTAGAGCAAGCACGTCTGGTGTTCATACAGGAActtcatcaccatcaccaaataTGTCACGCATCTGATttcacaaagaaagaaagaacttgcatttatacagcacctttcttgacgtcccaaagcactttacagctagtgAAGTActttgttgaagtgtagtcactgttctaatgtaggaaacggggcaaccaatttgcacatagcaaggtcccacaaacagcaatgagataatgactagataatctgttattagtcatgttggttgagggatcaatattggccagagcTCCCCTGCAAagaagtgccacaggatcttgtacgtccaccagaaggggcagacagggccttggtttaatgtctcatccgaagcaACCCCGACAGTgtagtattccctcagtactgccagtCTAGATTTTGTTCTCAAGCCTTTAgcagtgagatttgaacccacaacctagctgaatcagagacgagagtgctaccactgagccacaactaacACCTAAGATAGTGTGCAATTCCACACAACATCACTACTCAACTACGGGTTCCATTACCGCATGTTGCTTGTGTCTCTCCCTAATGGCTTAGTTGGTAATTGGCCATTGTGGTTCCTGAGGTCCTAAATTGTCCTGCTGTGTGCTGAGGAGACACCACAATTGTTCTCAATGCCCATGGGTTATGGAGAGGGACATTAAAAGAAAATCAACCAAGGCACCTGCTACCCAGTGTCCCTTGATGGAAAACTCATGTGTGTAGATGTTGGGTGCAGATAAGATTGGGTTGATGCTTTCTACAGTCAAATATCCTAACCTTAGTAACTAGAAAGGTCTCCCTGTGGTACGTTTTACTCATTAGGCTAATCATACTCACTCTGACTTTTCCCAAGAGATAAATATAACACAATGAACAATTTCTAAATGTTGGGTagaaaaaattgaaattaaaagtcCCTAACTTTCTATTCTATTTAAAGTATCTATTgtaggtttttaaaaatataaacttaAGTTATTATTGTAACCTGAGAAATCCATCGTAGTTGCTTAGTGATCTCCATAGCAACACTAAAGCTGCAGACGTGTGATTTTCTTAAGATGTTTGCTCCCCCCTTCCCTTTTCTCCCCATGCCGTGCACTATCCTAACCCTCAGCATACGTTGGCAAGCTCTTCCCAGCCCCATTGGTGCCATTGTGGGGGAGGACCATCGGCTTGAGACCTCCTCCCCGGCCACATCAATACCAATGGGAGGCACACATGAGTAGCCGAGGCTGAAGGAGAGACACAGCCTCTGAGATCTCCTTCTCTACAGGAAGGTACCTAATCTCTGCTCAGTGCCAACCTCGTGGCACATTTGCGACTGGCAATCCACTGCGTACAGAATCACGGGCGCAAACCCTTATTCTTCCATCGTGATGCATTCGCTGTGCCTTCACGCTGCTCAAGGATCCATCTTTTATTTCTGTGGGTACCTCCCCACCTTACGATGCACCAAGAACTCTCCACTGTCCTTTGTTCCATACCTTTCAAAGTTGAGGCAAAGCAAAACACATCGTATCTGTGCAGGTTTTTGTGCCGCTGCCCGTAGTTTCGGACGCCCGCCGAGTTGTCCTTGCCACCGCATGGTCCTCGCGGCGTGGTGATGGGGTACTGAACAGACCCGTCCATCAGCCAGCCGGCGTTGCACCAGTCCAGTCCGTCCTCCCAGGCCTGGAAGAGCTGCTCGAAGGAGGCGATCATGGCATCTTGCTCCTCGCAAGCTTGCTTGGCGTCATGGAAATTCAGCTGATACCGGCCATGGTGCGGCTGGTAAGGGAAGACCACGCCTGAAAAACAAGGCAGGTGCAGCGGTCAGTCTCCGCAAAATAGGCACTCAAAAAAGAAACATCTTCTATAACACCACAACACTCTGGAATTGTATTTGATTTGAACAATTACTGATTGCTCAACTGGTAACTGCACTGACCGGAATATAATCTAGGCCATCCATAAGACCAtacgaccataagagataggagcaggagtaggccattcggcccctcgagcctgcttcgctatttaatgagatcatggctgatctgatttttacctcaattccactttcgcaccctttccccatatcctttgactcccttggtgatcaaaaatttgtctaactcagccttgaatgtattcaatgactcagctgccacagctttttggggtaaagagttccaaagattcacgaccctctgggagaagaaattcctcctcatttccatcttaaactagcaaccccttattctgagactatgccccctagttttagattcccccatgaggggtaacatcctctcagcatctaccctatcgagtcccctcagaatcttgtatgtttcagtaagatctcctctcattcttctaaaccccaatgaatatagacccaacctgttcaatctttcctcataagacaacccttccatacctggaatcaacctaatgaaccttctctgaactgcctccagtgcaaatatgtccttccttaaatgagggcaccagaactgtaagcagtccAGTCTAGGAAAGTCAATCCTGGTCTGTACTGGTTTAGCTGATCTTGATTAGGGCAGCAATTGGGGCTACAATTGGCTTTAGTTCCTTCCTGTAGAGAGGGGCaatggaaaatcagccagggttcccgctgCTGGTCGCAATCCAGCCCACGTAAGTGCACATCAGGTGTGAGCAGGTTCCATTTGATTATGAAAGCCCCCTATGTTCAATTACCTGCCAACACTCAATACCTAGATTCACGCATGGAGTATGGCCACTTGAGTGCAGTACCAGAGGAATGCTGGCACCTGTAGAACTACACCCTATCCTTCTTAGTCACTCCATGTCCCATGGACATACCCCCATCCAGTGAACAGGTGTCTGCTTCAGgcctctaggaacataggaacaggagtaggccattcagtctctcgagcctcttctgccattcaattgaatcatggctgatctgtatcttaactccatctgcccaccttggttccataacccttaatgcccttgcctaacaaaaatctatcaacctcagttttgaaattttcaattgacccccagtctcaacagctttttgggagagagagttccaaatttcccttACCCTTTGTGAGAAGTGCTTTGCCAATGTTACTctaaaatcatgatgtggagatgccggtgatggactggggttgacaattgtaaacaattttacaacaccaagttatagtccagcaattttattttaaattcacaagctttcggaggcttcctccttcgtcaggtgaacgatgtgaaatcgttttcacatcgttcacctgacgaaggaggaagcctccgaaagcttgtgaatttaaaataaaattgctggactataacttggtgttgtaaaattgtttacaactctaaAATCAGTCACTAGGAGGAGCTGATGATCAGCCCTCAGAAGACTCTTTTCCCAGCTCTACCCATCTTGAGTTACTGGTAGGTTGTGCAGTACATTTGAAACCACCTGTTTACTCAATGTCATACCATGTCGGTAGATTACCTCGTAACTCCAGCTCGATTATGCTGCTCTCATCCTCCAGCCCGtcaatcacttcacacttgtacTTCCCATAATCTTCCAGCCTGACATCAGTGATGACCAGCGACACCTCCCGCTCGTCATTCTGCTGTAAGTAAACACGCCCCTTGAACTCTCCGAAACTGCGATGGCGCAACCCAATCGCCACGATGACATCACTCTCTTTGGAGAAATCCATGTTGAGTTTGGACCATTTAACCCTGACCTTACGAGTCATATTCACTTCTGGCTCATAATGGTAGTGGCAGGTCAGCGTCACGTTCTCTCCCCGGTATGCAAAAAGTCTGTCTTTTTGGGTTTCAATGTGGAGCTTGACACTGTTGTAATCTGAAGAAAAATAATGAAAACAGAAACTACTCATTGGTCACATTTACCCAATCCAGATTTAAAATCAGAGTCTGACGTGGCCTGCCGGAGGTTGTCACACTGACCAGGAAGATGCCAGGTTTTATCCCCAGTCCATGACGAGTTGGTTGACCTCAATCATGGTAGCAGGTGACAACAGtggccctgggctagggagggggaacATCAGCCAGGGTTGTTGTTCCTGATCACCATTTAGTGACTCTCGCTGGACATgtatcagcacctcccaaatccacgacctctaccacctagaaggacaagggcagcagacacatgggaacaacaccacctgcaccttcccctccaagtcacacaccatcccgacttggaaatatatcgccgttccttcatcgtcgctgggtcaaaatcctggaactcccttcctaacagcactgtgcgagaatcttcaccacacggactgcagcggttcaagaaagtggctcaccaccaccttctcaagggcaattagggatgggcaataaatgctggccttgccagcgatgcccacatcccatgaacgaataaaaaaagagggcAGAATCGGAACTCAGCTCAGATGCTCTCCATAGGTGAATACCTTGCTGACACTCAATGTCTAGGCCCCTACATGAAAATGGGCTACTTAGGCAAAGTACTGGATATTGGATAATGGCTAATGCTTGTGGGATCAGACCATTGAGTCAACATCTACAGGAGAAAAGGGAAGGAAATGAGAGAGGCTTCCTGGGCTGCTGGGAAATGTCATGGGGCCCAATCAGTTGAAACTGAATAAAGTAGGATGTAAGGTTGGATAGGTACACTGGGGTATCACATGGTGGGATAGAGTCTCTGATGGGTTGTGGAaggaatgggcttgatgggccaaatgactttcTCATGTGCTTACTGCTGACTTGCTCACACTTCAAAGTTAGTTCTCGAAAGTGTTGGCAGCCCAAGTCcttctgcagggctatggggaagagcaggggactaaatggacagctctttcaaagagcccgcacaggcacggtgggtcgaatggcctcctcctgagccgTACCTACTACG is part of the Heptranchias perlo isolate sHepPer1 chromosome 34, sHepPer1.hap1, whole genome shotgun sequence genome and encodes:
- the LOC137301765 gene encoding hyaluronan and proteoglycan link protein 3-like, with the translated sequence MKFALIVVLLQLTGLPLCPAQNGAFYINGNGNGNGNGEHYNSVKLHIETQKDRLFAYRGENVTLTCHYHYEPEVNMTRKVRVKWSKLNMDFSKESDVIVAIGLRHRSFGEFKGRVYLQQNDEREVSLVITDVRLEDYGKYKCEVIDGLEDESSIIELELRGVVFPYQPHHGRYQLNFHDAKQACEEQDAMIASFEQLFQAWEDGLDWCNAGWLMDGSVQYPITTPRGPCGGKDNSAGVRNYGQRHKNLHRYDVFCFASTLKGKLYFLRHPLKFNFDEAVEACREDGGEIAKVGQLYAAWKFLKFDRCEAGWVADGSIRYPIAFPRPKCGPPEPGVRTFGFPRKENGKFGVYCFKMS